A region of Dictyostelium discoideum AX4 chromosome 1 chromosome, whole genome shotgun sequence DNA encodes the following proteins:
- the cog4 gene encoding oligomeric Golgi complex component: MDELIVDFNNLDSNLSIDDAKKYLQNLISRDKAIEINLKQHIKLKDDLEIQMESFDNEIPEYLTLSLKKSNELNNRISSTCQLAENLSSKVKKLDNIRERIKDTLKKVDDIIDLKNCIEGVQISIEKEDYEGAAFHINRYLSIDKSVLEDNSSEKLSIAEKKLLSMIESKYQQSLQDNDQKQVLRFCILYVPLEKPLEGIDKYCNYLKNQSKKLDAMITHYRNYIQSPKTIKPISAVSVITKIFEHFAAIIEDDLPIIKSEFGVLHCPHFILNITQQCDYYSSKVYDSFNDQFQTNKNVNDILVYKQQLEKSQQSIQDSGSGSGGGGGKVSEKIDPRNFAQFLDETSMISKATKFYEKYLIRKEHLIKSDIYQYYSKLEKEKIEKLNSIKSLIITNSRNQQLQQLPQPQQLQQQQQYQQQLQTQENKENELLKKLTQEKDKQMKQTIYSNVTKQKMNQLLGNYILLEEYFMVESVNKAIQMDSLQSLDFENNINSSNSNSSSVSGSGIGGSNTLSSSNSQQSQQSTDNTMIDFIFFVLQKSLQRAIDSHSIQTLNVICNRLCRILSQTRDNLKRIFREYIIRSSSKSVMDYQSSLQVLNNLETSSEYIIRLKKEFDSKCLKIYPIYKLDEKSKDLESSSTSSTSIEQQQQQQQQQQQQQQQQQQQQQQQQQQQEQQQENEFESNLKDDIIIIRNLLNLELKKKQENDRDQVNILSNEFLNCSKSFNKILQEEIESLFKSVQPRLKNVLNQFTLVNYEINQLEYDNNDINDPFVLQFTLEISHFFKPFQEHLSNTNYDYLVHQTIQFILKKIEGITIQQKKFTLLGGLQFGKDLRAISTYFTKISQSTIRDKFSKLNQISSFLILESISEVEDHWNENRNSPTWKLSSSEVQKILMTRIDFNHDQILKLKFN, from the exons atggatgAATTAATAgtagattttaataatttagatagtaatttatcaattgatgatgctaaaaaatatttacaaaatttaatatcaagAGATAAAgctattgaaattaatttaaaacagcatataaaattaaaggaTGATTTAGAAATTCAAATGGAAAgttttgataatgaaattcc agAATATTtaacattatcattaaagaaatcaaatgaattaaataatagaattAGTAGTACATGTCAATTAGCAGAGAATTTATCATCAAAAGTAAAGAAATTAGATAATATTAGAGAGAGAATAAAAGATACATTAAAGAAAGTTGATgatataattgatttaaagaaTTGTATAGAGGGAGTGCAAATATCAATAGAGAAAGAGGATTATGAAGGTGCAGCATTTCATATCAATAGATAtctatcaattgataaatcagTATTGGAGGATAATTCATCAGAGAAATTATCAATTGCAGAGAAGAAGTTATTATCAATGATAGAATCTAAATATCAACAATCACTTCAAGATAATGACCAAAAACAAGTTTTAAGATTTTGTATACTTTATGTACCATTGGAGAAACCATTGGAAGGTATTGACAAGTATTGCAATTATCTAAAGAATCAGTCAAAGAAATTGGATGCAATGATAACTCATTATAGAAACTATATTCAATCACCAAAAACCATTAAACCGATTTCAGCAGTTTCAGTGATTACAAAGATTTTCGAACATTTCGCAGCAATCATTGAAGATGATCTACCAATTATAAAATCAGAATTTGGTGTATTACATTGTCCTCATTTCATATTAAACATCACTCAACAATGTGATTATTATTCTTCAAAAGTTTATGATTCTTTCAACGATCAATTCCaaactaataaaaatgtaaatgatattttagtatataaacaacaattagagaaatcacaacaatcaattcaagatagtggtagtggtagtggtggagGCGGTGGTAAAGTTTCAGAGAAAATTGATCCACGTAATTTCGCTCAATTTTTAGATGAAACTTCAATGATTAGTAAAGCTACtaaattttatgaaaaatatttaattagaaaagaacatttaattaaatctgatatttatcaatattatagtaaattagaaaaagaaaaaattgaaaaattaaattcaattaaatctttaataattacaaattcaagaaatcaacaattacaacaactaccacaaccacaacaattacaacaacaacaacaatatcaacaacaattacaaactcaagaaaataaagaaaatgaactattaaaaaaattaactcaAGAAAAAGACAAACAAATGAAACAAACTATTTATTCAAATgtaacaaaacaaaaaatgaatcaattacttggtaattatatattattggAAGAATACTTTATGGTTGAAAGTGTAAATAAAGCAATTCAAATGGATTCTTTACAATCTttagattttgaaaataatataaatagtagtaatagtaatagtagtagtgttagtggtagtggtattggtggtagtaatacattatcttcatcaaattcaCAACAATCTCAACAATCAACTGATAATACAAtgattgattttatattttttgtattaCAAAAATCATTACAAAGAGCAATTGATTCACATAGTATTCAAACATTAAATGTAATTTGTAATAGACTTTGTAGAATTTTATCACAAACTAGAGATAATCTAAAGAGAATATTTAGAGAGTATATAATAAGATCCTCTTCAAAATCTGTAATGGATTATCAAAGTTCATTacaagttttaaataatttagaaacAAGCTCAGAATATATAAttagattaaaaaaagaatttgattcaaaatgtttaaagatttatccaatttataaattggatgaaaaatcaaaagatttagaatcatcatcaacatcatcaacatctattgaacaacaacaacaacaacaacaacaacaacaacaacaacaacaacaacaacaacaacaacaacaacaacaacaacaacaacaagagcaacaacaagaaaatgaatttgaatcaaatttaaaagatgatattattattataaggaatttattaaatttagaattaaaaaagaaacaagaaAATGATAGAGATCAGGTTAATATACTTagtaatgaatttttaaattgttcaaaatcatttaataaaattttacaagaagagattgaatcattatttaagAGTGTACAACCAAGATTAAAGAATGTATTGAATCAATTCACTTTAGTAAATTatgaaattaatcaattGGAATATGATAACAATGATATAAACGATCCATTCGTTTTACAATTTACATTGGAGATATCACATTTCTTTAAACCATTTCAAGAGCATCTCTCAAATACAAACTATGATTACCTAGTACATCAAACTATTCAATtcattttgaaaaagattgAAGGTATAACTATTCAACAAAAAAAGTTTACACTTTTAGGTGGTTTACAATTTGGTAAAGATCTTAGAGCCATATCAACTTATTTCACTAAAATCTCTCAATCTACAATTCGTGATAAATTTAGTAAACTTAATCAAATctcttcatttttaattttagaatcaATCTCTGAAGTCGAAGATCATTGGAATGAAAATCGTAATTCACCAACTTGGAAATTATCTTCTTCTGAagttcaaaaaattttaatgacACGTATAGATTTTAATCatgatcaaattttaaaattaaaatttaactaa
- a CDS encoding DENN domain-containing protein, which yields MSEIENNNSINSSENTDNISSTIDENEMNKPIDNINSNNNNNDTNNNNNNNIIISSHEVTDNDNDSDDSIESEKKDEIITNGTTQTEQQQPTQQLQEEQQQQNVEQEKKIATETETETETETETETETETETETETETETETVTETETEIEQQPHNLKSSIHELLSVSHNLFEHFLVVGLPSDSNPKIGVIQRPELLFSYPSNKEVPPKVKEFCFPNGIMTSTIKRTPSRSNLNEMLFGQSYLHSSNHYFTFVISSENPLYGICITKPELLYSIPNFFPTQPKPLEKAPTYISAPRCYCFLSKIPMFNLHFDALLYILAQDRLITTTRELSSSEDEMIQEQKQLQKERDLNFNLQQQNKQLPPIPTTSVNISTTQNTQQPQTTSTTSTTSTPIINSSNNNNNNNNNNNNNNNNNNNNNNNNNNNNNNNNNSPSLITIDSNSSSNNNSIVNSDIDSTTPTSISSDNILPSNSDDIIQQQQQQQPPSSSSSEDSLEDDEARKEEIKHLVDKQNLLDILKYYYQKVELKSGKTFEFLFPNDSHTRIYNVPDGKNIQEIDAKLISDWSIGGTFANLSLDCILRVLSAVLLEQRVVFVCDNLSILSSCCFSMISLIHPLKWQGLFVPILPQNLLDYLEAPVPFIVGVSHINRRNFDGLIVDIKSNKITYNRCSQPPIIPEFNKLLNNLKNDTNTLINQKNYNPVKNTNQQNESVHRIYSTIQQYTLWLFKKIEIQFITVNVFDSLEIEDFKKKFLSTVSDHNKEFIKMLLDTQHFSHFLHHNLLIKQQEREELEKKQLIENQEKLKLIEINRQQQQEKEKEEKEEKEEKEEKEEKEEIKQNQGEQNEEK from the exons ATGTCAGAAATAGAAAACAATAATAGCATTAATTCTAGTGAAAATACAGATAACATTTCCTCaacaattgatgaaaatgaaatgaataaaccaattgataatattaatagtaataataacaataatgacactaataacaataacaataataatatcataaTTTCTTCACATGAAGTAacagataatgataatgatagtgATGACAGCATTGaatcagaaaaaaaagatgaaataataacaaatggAACAACTCAAAccgaacaacaacaacctacTCAACAATTGcaagaagaacaacaacaacaaaatgttgaacaagaaaaaaaaatagctACAGAAACAGAAACAGAAACAGAAACAGAAACAGAAACAGAAACAGAAACAGAAACAGAAACAGAAACAGAAACAGAAACAGAAACAGAAACAGTAACAGAGACAGAGACAGAGATAGAACAACAACCCCATAATCTTAAATCATCTATTCACGAGTTATTATCAGTATCtcataatttatttgaacatTTCTTAGTAGTTGGTTTACCATCTGATTCAAATCCAAAAATAGGTGTAATTCAAAGACCAGAGTTATTATTTAGTTATCCAAGTAATAAAga agTACCACCAAAAGTTAAAGAATTTTGTTTTCCAAATGGTATTATGACATCAACAATAAAGAGAACACCATCAAGGTCAAATTTGAATGAAATGTTATTTGGACAATCATATTTACATTCATCAAATCATTATTTCACATTTGTAATATCAAGTGAAAATCCACTCTATGGTATTTGTATTACTAAACCTGAATTACTTTATTCAATTCCAAACTTTTTTCCAACTCAACCAAAACCTTTAGAAAAAGCACCAACTTATATTTCTGCTCCAAgat gttattgttttttatcaaaGATACCAATGTTTAATTTACATTTTGATGCacttttatatattttagcACAAGATAGATTAATTACTACAACAAGAGAGTTATCATCATCAGAAGATGAGATGATACaagaacaaaaacaattacaaaaagaaagagacctaaattttaatttacaacaacaaaataaacaattaccaCCAATTCCAACAACTTCTGTAAATATTTCAACAACACAAAATACTCAACAACCTcaaacaacatcaacaacatcaacaacatcaacaccaataataaatagtagtaataataataataataataataataataataataataataataataataataataataataataataataataataataataataataataataataactcaccatcattaataacaattgatagtaatagtagtagtaataataatagtattgtAAATAGTGATATTGattcaacaacaccaacatcaataTCATCTGATAATATATTACCCTCAAATTCAGATGATAttatacaacaacaacaacaacaacaaccaccatcttcatcatcatcagaagATTCGttagaagatgatgaagcaaggaaagaagaaattaaacaTTTAGTTGATAAACAAAATCTATTGGATATtttaaagtattattatcaaaaagtTGAATTAAAAAGTGGTAAAACTTTTGAATTTCTATTCCCAAATGATAGTCATACTAGAATATATAATGTACCA gATGGTAAAAATATTCAAGAAATTGATGcaaaattaatatcagaTTGGTCAATCGGTGGAACATTTGCAAATCTATCATTGGATTGTATCCTAAGGGTATTGAGTGCAGTATTATTAGAACAAAGGGTTGTTTTTGTATgtgataatttatcaatactATCATCATGTTGTTTCTCAATGATATCATTAATTCATCCATTAAAATGGCAAGGTTTATTCGTACCAATTTTACCACAAAATCTTTTAGATTATCTTGAAGCACCTGTACCTTTTATTGTTGGTGTTTCTCATATTAATAGAAGAAATTTCGATGGTTTAATAGTtgatataaaatcaaataaaataacttATAATCGTTGTTCACAACCACCAATTATTccagaatttaataaatt attaaataatttaaaaaatgatacaaatacattaattaatcaaaagAATTATAATCCAGTAAAGAATACAAATCAACAAAATGAATCAGTTCATAGAATTTATTCAACCATTCAACAATATACATTATggttatttaaaaagattgaaattcaatttattacAGTTAATGTTTTCGATAGTTTAGAAATCGaggattttaaaaagaaattcctATCAACTGTATCCGAtcataataaagaatttattaaaatgcTTTTGGATACTCAACATTTCTCTCATTTCCTTCATCATAatctattaataaaacaacaagaaagagaagaattagaaaaaaaacaattaattgaaaatcaagaaaaattaaaattaattgaaattaatcgtcaacaacaacaagaaaaagaaaaagaagaaaaagaagaaaaagaagaaaaagaagaaaaagaagaaaaagaagaaattaaacaaaatcaaggtgaacaaaatgaagaaaaataa